The proteins below are encoded in one region of Scleropages formosus chromosome 19, fSclFor1.1, whole genome shotgun sequence:
- the nub1 gene encoding NEDD8 ultimate buster 1 encodes MTEENLQSKLKNALRNDKIQLWTPPYTTENNEAGQKSLQELATRYTALLGFPADRVLDALEVLRVHALRRGRGNDVFRESGVAALELILPSDPRKVNKAPREKTYFNTKLDVTAQDAMKMICEKFGLQHIKLILSGKILNPEKRLDEQGVKHNSRVMVLKKSEPETQQRMLEEEQKKKSQDESVRRTQKGFQILSERDGSQDPETTPFLEIADQKGNPLEIPPAEKKALIVAMGFHEKGRALMKRKDYESALCHLLEADDSFSKCDSTLLDVVDNYGVLQLDIVWCYRKLVSLTSLNDARHRLKKAEDYFLKSYGEENKRLLQIKGNTGREEVLFLRLYLLQSLQAYLEGHDIYAAQQLQKVESLYQQLNLDPDKMMELMSLGYTEQEARLGLRACKGDTNAAALHISQRREEKEKMKQTEREKRMRRVEAITVLQQIGYSRKDAAVALHKAKGDLDRALNILLDSSQAESDTNHTGVEDSSPERQAKINQLVSLGFSREAVENALRRTRGDVQRASELLLDSGSSLSPEELSPSPPSSLSEEPSTSSESAASTSLGDDAMDNDLVNEVLDDIPSHEEDYLDLTLEEECEFIVQMRSYLEKRNALQS; translated from the exons GAGCTCGCGACGCGCTACACGGCCCTGCTGGGCTTCCCCGCGGACCGCGTGCTCGACGCCCTCGAGGTCCTGCGCGTGCACGCGCTGCGGCGCGGCCGCGGAAACGACGTGTTCAGGGAGAGCGGCGTGGCCGCGCTGGAGCTCATCCTGCCCtcggaccccaggaaggtgaaCAAG GCTCCCCGGGAAAAGACATATTTTAATACGAAACTGGATGTTACTGCACAAGATGCCATGAAAAT GATATGTGAGAAATTTGGACTTCAGCACATCAAGTTAATTTTGTCGGGAAAAATTCTAAACCCTG aaaagaGGCTTGACGAACAAGGCGTAAAGCACAACTCCAGGGTAATGGTGTTGAAAAAAAGTGAGCCAGAGACTCAGCAGAGGATGCTGGAGgaggaacagaagaaaaagtCTCAGGATGAGAGTGTGAGAAGAACCCAGAAAGGCTTTCAGATTTTGTCTGAGAGAG ATGGCAGTCAAGATCCAGAGACGACTCCATTCTTAGAAATCGCAGACCAGAAAGGAAATCCTCTGGAAATCCCTCCTGCGGAGAAAAAG GCTCTGATTGTGGCTATGGGCTTCCATGAGAAAGGCAGAGCTTTAATGAAGAGGAAGGATTACGAGTCAGCACTTTGCCACTTGCTGGAAGCAGATGATTCATTTAG TAAATGTGACTCCACGCTGCTGGACGTGGTGGACAACTACGGTGTTCTGCAGCTTGATATTGTGTGGTGCTACCGCAAACTGGTATCTCTCACCTCCCTCAACGATGCAAGACACAGGCTAAAGAAAGCTGAGGATTACTTCCTGAAGAGCTATGGAGAAGAGAACAAGCGACTCTTACAGATAAAG GGTAACACAGGGCGGGAGGAGGTTTTGTTCCTGAGACTCTACCTTCTACAAAGTTTACAGGCATATCTGGAGGGCCATGACATATATGCTGCTCAACAGTTGCAGAAG GTGGAAAGCCTGTACCAGCAGCTGAACCTGGACCCTGATAAAATGATGGAGTTGATGAGCCTAGGTTACACTGAGCAAGAGGCTCGCTTAGGCTTGAGGGCATGCAAGGGAGACACTAATGCGGCTGCTCTCCACATCTCCCAGAGGAGAGAG GAGAAGGAGAAAATGAAGCAGACCGAGAGGGAGAAGAGGATGCGTCGCGTGGAAGCCATCACCGTGCTGCAGCAGATTGGATACTCGCGGAAAGACGCCGCAGTGGCGCTGCACAAAGCGAAAGGCGACTTGGACCGTGCGTTAAAT ATTCTTCTGGACTCCAGTCAAGCTGAGTCAGACACGAATCACACCGGAGTGGAGGACTCTTCTCCTGAGAGACAGGCCAAAATAAATCAG TTGGTTTCTCTGGGCTTTAGCCGGGAAGCTGTCGAAAACGCGCTCAGACGGACCCGCGGAGACGTGCAGCGAGCTTCAGAATTGCTGCTGGACAGCGGTAGCAGCCTGTCCCCTGAGGAGCTCTCTCCCTCGCCCCCCTCCTCCTTGTCCGAGGAACCCAGCACCTCTTCGGAGTCGGCTG CCTCTACAAGTTTGGGGGACGATGCTATGGATAATGATCTAGTTAATGAGGTCTTGGATGACATCCCTAGCCATGAGGAGGATTACTTGGACCTTACACTCGAGGAGGAGTGCGAGTTCATTGTTCAGATGAGGTCGTACCTCGAGAAGAGAAATGCACTACAGAGCTAA
- the crygn2 gene encoding gamma-crystallin N-B, protein MSQYSGKIVFYEGRCFTGKCLEVYGDCDNFQDRGFMNRVNSIRVESGAWICYDHPDFRGQQYILERGEYPEFQRWNAHNDHMGSCRTIRMHGERYRIELFEGTNFSGQCVEFCDDCPFLQGRCFTSNCISSIRVYGDGAWVLYEEPNYRGRMYIVERGNYCNFSEWHAQNPNIQSIRRVVNYF, encoded by the exons ATGTCGCAGTACTCGGGAAAG ATAGTCTTCTACGAGGGAAGATGCTTCACAGGGAAGTGTCTCGAGGTGTATGGCGATTGTGACAATTTCCAGGACCGTGGGTTCATGAACCGCGTCAACTCCATCCGCGTGGAGAGCGGTGCCTGGATTTGCTACGACCACCCCGACTTCCGGGGCCAGCAGTACATCCTGGAACGTGGCGAATACCCAGAGTTCCAGCGCTGGAATGCCCACAATGACCACATGGGCTCTTGCAGGACCATCCGCATG CATGGAGAGCGCTACAGAATTGAGCTCTTTGAGGGCACCAACTTCTCTGGCCAGTGTGTGGAGTTCTGTGACGACTGCCCCTTCCTGCAGGGCCGCTGCTTCACCAGCAACTGCATCAGCTCCATCAGGGTCTACGGTGACGGAGC CTGGGTGCTTTATGAAGAGCCCAACTACCGTGGACGTATGTACATTGTGGAGAGGGGAAACTACTGCAATTTCAGCGAATGGCACGCCCAGAATCCCAACATTCAGTCTATTCGGCGTGTGGTCAACTACTTTTAA